One window of the Colletotrichum destructivum chromosome 4, complete sequence genome contains the following:
- a CDS encoding Putative oligopeptide transporter, OPT superfamily codes for MSVVAPDLHGEKVTEARPAVARQTSNVEAQDVEDLDKAMTYAIGEIGDHFDIDSDNSPYPEVRANVPNSDDPTMPVNTLRMWVLGVVFTMVGSGINQFFSMRYPGVTISSLVAQLISYPVGCAVARLLPVKRVRVLGRWDLVLNPDNRFNIKEHAVVTIMSNLSFGPSWATDIIQAQKASAFYGLDTPVPYQFLLGLSMQLFGLGMAGLAYRFIVEPPHMIWPSTLANAALFQTLHGRANPLADGWRISRYRFFLYVFLGSFCWYWLPGYLFTGLSTFAFVCWAAPNNVVVNNLFGMSTGLAYLPTTFDWSQIAYNGSPLVVPFWAQANVFAGWVILFALVTPILYYTNTWYTAYLPFSGADTYDNTGKIYNATRVVGRDGNFIVEEYEKYSPLFMPVTFALSYGISFAVMTCVPTYIFINYYRDIIGAFNPGRKKDVHTRLIEKYPDTPWWWYGILTAVVLALTIIVQEVYKTQMPVWGVFVAFGLALVYLIPTGSVYAVANLNSNVLTVLGEIISGYAVPGKPIVMLIFKFYAYTGLSQAMIFSSDMKLGLYMKIPRRTLFAAQLTACITGSLTQNAVLLWMLNHVRDICHESQPNGYTCPQGRVNFSSSIVWGAIGPARLYSVGKIYSGLLHLFWIGALLPVVTFFLKKRFPNNKFLRYLHWPLFFAGTGNVPPATGINYTSAFVVSFIFNKWLKGKYPQWWAKYNYVLSAALDSGLAISAIFIFFTLVFPGVQLSWWGNTIQKTTVDGQGIPLKAIPANGTFGPATWS; via the exons ATGTCCGTCGTCGCACCGGACTTGCACGGGGAGAAGGTGACCGAGGCACGCCCGGCGGTGGCCCGGCAGACGTCCAATGTCGAGGCGCAAgatgtcgaggacctcgacaaggccatgACCTACGCCATCGGCGAGATTGGCGACCACTTCGACATCGACTCTGACAACTCGCCGTACCCCGAGGTCCGCGCCAACGTGCCCAACTCGGACGATCCGACCATGCCGGTCAACACGCTCCGTATGTgggttctcggcgtcgtcttcaccATGGTCGGGTCCGGCATCAACCAGTTCTTCTCCATGCGCTACCCCGGCGTCACCATCTCGtctctcgtcgcccagctcaTCTCGTACCCCGTCGgctgcgccgtcgcccgcctgCTGCCGGTGAAGAGGgtccgcgtcctcggccgctggGACCTCGTACTCAACCCGGACAACCGCTTCAACATCAAGgagcacgccgtcgtcaccatcatGTCCAACCTGTCCTTCGGGCCGTCGTGGGCCACCGACATCATCCAGGCCCAGAAGGCCTCGGCGTTCTACGGGCTCGACACGCCGGTCCCCTACCAATTCCTCCTGGGCTTGTCGATGCAACTGTTCGGTCTCGGTATGGCGGGGCTGGCGTATcgcttcatcgtcgagccGCCGCACATGATCTGGCCGTCGACCCTGGCCAACGCGGCCCTGTTCCAGACTTTGCATGGACGCGCCAACCCCCTCGCTGACGGCTGGAGGATATCGAGATATCGATTCTTCCTCTACGTCTTCTTGGGCAGCTTTTGTTGGTACTGGCTTCCGGGGTACCTCTTCACCGGGCTGAGTACTTTTGCGTTCGTTTGCTGGGCTGCACCAA ACAATGTGGTGGTCAACAATCTCTTCGGTATGTCCACAGGTCTTGCCTACCTGCCAACCACCTTCGACTGGTCCCAGATTGCCTACAACGGCTCTCCTTTGGTCGTCCCCTTTTGGGCGCAAGCCAACGTCTTCGCTGGCTGGGTCATTCTCTTCGCTCTCGTTACTCCCATTCTCTATTACACCAACACTTGGTACACTGCATACCTTCCGTTCTCGGGGGCCGACACGTACGACAACACCGGCAAGATATACAACGCCACGCGGGTGGTTGGTAGGGATGGGAACTTCATCGTGGAAGAGTACGAGAAGTACAGCCCCCTCTTCATGCCGGTAACCTTTGCGTTGAGCTACGGCATCTCCTTCGCCGTTATGACCTGCGTGCCGACCTACATCTTCATCAACTACTACAGGgacatcatcggcgcctTCAACCCGGGCCGGAAGAAGGACGTCCACACTCGCCTGATCGAGAAGTATCCCGACAcgccgtggtggtggtacGGCATCCTGACTGCCGTCGTGCTGGCCTTGACGATCATCGTGCAGGAGGTGTATAAGACCCAGATGCCGGTCTGGGGCGTCTTCGTCGCTTTCGGCCTGGCCCTGGTCTACCTGATCCCGACCGGCAGCGTCTACGCCGTCGCGAACCTCAACAGCAACGTCCTCACGGTGTTGGGCGAGATCATCTCGGGCTATGCCGTCCCGGGCAAGCCCATCGTGATGCTTATCTTCAAGTTCTACGCCTACACCGGCCTCAGCCAGGCCATGATCTTCTCCTCGGACATGAAGCTCGGCCTGTACATGAAGATCCCGCGGCGGACTCTGTTCGCGGCCCAGCTCACTGCCTGCATTACTGGCTCACTGACTCAGAACGCCGTCCTACTCTGGATGCTCAACCACGTCAGGGATATCTGCCACGAGAGCCAGCCCAACGGCTACACCTGCCCGCAGGGACGGGTCAACTTTTCTTCAAGCATCGTCTGGGGCGCCATCGGCCCTGCCCGTCTCTACAGCGTTGGAAAGATCTACTCGGGCCTCCTGCATCTCTTCTGGATTGGTGCCCTGTTGCCGGTGGTCACGTTCTTCCTAAAGAAGCGATTCCCAAACAACAAGTTCCTGAGATATCTTCACTGGCCTCTTTTCTTCGCGGGCACTGGGAATGTGCCCCCTGCGACTGGGATCAACTACACTTCGGCGTTTGTCGTATCATTCATCTTCAACAAGTGGCTTAAGGGCAAATATCCGCAATGGTGGGCAAAA TACAACTATgtcctctccgccgccctcgactcTGGCCTCGCGATTTCTGCCATTTTCATCTTCTTCACTCTCGTTTTCCCCGGCGTCCAGCTCAGTTGGTGGGGTAACACGATCCAAAAGACCACGGTTGACGGCCAGGGCATTCCTCTGAAAGCCATTCCTGCGAACGGCACCTTCGGTCCTGCGACCTGGTCATGA
- a CDS encoding Putative Ubiquitin-like domain-containing protein, translated as MTAPRPWTPPLLLRIRFTTAIPDLDLDIPSPSQTTVAALKHLIRGRLAQPDSQRRLRFIHQGKILPDASALSSVLRPLPPPPPAASQPTTPSTPGAAFDDPKGKGKAKANETAPPQRVYVNCSIGDSLTDDELATEAEAALRAPSERGPSTNSSFTDGPPHGQHASSYNLHHHGQQQRPTPRGFDRLLNAGFTAAEVNQLRLQFREIRSTQYTPDTMPSPDTMRSLEDSWIDSNAGSALPGAAGAGGEGGEVAGGGDDAFGAMSGILDVLIEGLIVGFFWPLGCLGWLSREENMLSGRWQDFIGFGVTLSIIIGVIRAFSGDR; from the coding sequence ATGACGGCCCCGCGCCCCTGGACACccccgctcctcctccgcatCCGCTTCACGACCGCGAtccccgacctcgacctcgacatcccctccccctcgcagaccaccgtcgccgccctcaagcACCTCATccgcggccgcctcgcccagcCCGACTCccagcgccgcctgcgcTTCATCCATCAGGGCAAAATCCTACCCGACGCCTCCGCCCTCAGCTCCGTCCTCCGGCCccttcctccgccgccgccggccgcctcgcaGCCGACGACCCCGTCTACGCCCGGCGCGGCCTTTGACGATCCAAAGGGGAAAGGCAAGGCGAAGGCCAACGAAACCGCGCCTCCGCAGAGGGTTTACGTAAACTGCAGCATCGGCGATAGCCTcacggacgacgagctcgccaccgaggccgaagccgccctCCGCGCCCCTTCCGAGCGCGGCCCGTCAACCAACTCCTCCTTTACAGACGGCCCGCCACACGGCCAACATGCGTCGTCATACAacctccaccaccacggccagcagcagcgcccgACGCCGCGGGGCTTCGACAGGCTCCTCAACGCGGGtttcaccgccgccgaggtgaACCAGCTGCGCCTGCAGTTTCGCGAGATCCGCTCGACACAGTACACCCCCGACACGATGCCGAGCCCGGACACGATGCGCTCGCTCGAGGACTCGTGGATCGACTCCAACGCGGGCTCGGCCCTGCCCGGCGCGGCGggggctggcggcgaaggGGGCGAGgttgctggcggcggcgacgacgcgtTCGGGGCCATGAGCGGCATCCTAGATGTGCTGATCGAGGGCCTCATCGTCGGTTTCTTCTGGCCGCTGGGGTGCCTGGGCTGGCTGTCGCGGGAGGAGAATATGCTCTCAGGCCGGTGGCAGGACTTCATCGGATTTGGCGTGACCTtgagcatcatcatcggcgtcatCAGGGCCTTTTCGGGAGATCGATag
- a CDS encoding Putative FAD dependent oxidoreductase, FAD/NAD(P)-binding domain superfamily, MTOX family, with translation MANSNPSLSKNSSIVIIGAGTFGISTAYFLAKRGYTNIKCLDRHSPPSPDSAGYDLNKIIRTEYDEPLYTELALEALNAWRQPEWRGIFHETGRIVTTLGDPLAEKHLKESYENLKKAGQAGGLELVEGKEQIAKHVPQLRDANGIENWKGLWNSQGGWAHAKKSLEKWGREAQDMGVHFVSGPGGTMVGLKVDGSGKLDGISVASGDIVRADRYILCTGAASPEVLPELSREMWTKCWSLAHVELSDEEVAQWKGIPVVDNFELGFTFEPDPETKWMKICDGSPGYQYRVGTYTDPSGKVERYSIPRYASTHPEDGIPEEAARAINRFIDTVMPQFSGRPLLGARVCWCTDSPDAHWLIDNHPKYPSLLLATGDSGHAFKMFPIIGDYISDALEGKERGLRREWRYGNRQSKPVATRPGTEVKDLRDVMRLKTT, from the exons ATGGCTAACAGCAACCCCTCTTTGTCCAAGAACTCCAGCATTGTCATTATTGGCGC GGGAACCTTTGGAATCAGCACCGCGTATTTTCTAGCCAAACGCGGCTACACAAACATCAAATGCCTCGATCGCCACTCTCCGCCGAGTCCCGACTCTGCGGGATACGACTTGAACAAAATCATCAGAACCGAGTACGACGAGCCCCTTTACACCGAGCTCGCACTCGAAGCCCTCAATGCTTGGCGGCAACCCGAGTGGCGTGGCATCTTCCATGAGACA GGCCGCATCGTGACAACACTCGGGGACCCTCTCGCGGAGAAGCATCTCAAGGAGTCTTACGAGAACTTGAAAAAGGCCgggcaggccggcggcctcgagtTGGTCGAGGGTAAGGAGCAGATTGCCAAGCACGTTCCTCAGCTGCGCGATGCGAACGGGATCGAGAACTGGAAGGGGCTTTGGAACAGCCAAGGCGGATGGGCGCACGCGAAAAAGTCACTCGAGAAATGGGGTCGAGAGGCGCAGGATATGGGCGTCCACTTCGTATCGGGACCCGGGGGCACCATGGTCGGGCTCAAAGTTGACGGTTCGGGCAAGCTTGATGGAATCAGCGTTGCTTCAGGCGACATTGTGCGTGCCGACAGGTACATACTCTGTACCGGAGCAGCGTCGCCAGAGGTACTCCCCGAGCTATCCAGAGAGATGTGGACAAAGTGCTGGTCCTTGGCGCACGTTGAGCTGAGCGACGAGGAAGTTGCTCAATGGAAGGGGATCCCCGTTGTCGACAACTTTGAGTTAGGCTTCACCTTTGAACCAGACCCCGAGACTA AATGGATGAAAATCTGCGACGGATCCCCCGGCTACCAATATCGAGTCGGGACTTACACCGATCCTTCGGGCAAAGTCGAACGCTACTCGATCCCTCGATATGCCAGCACACATCCCGAGGACGGCATCCCCGAAGAAGCCGCCCGGGCCATAAACCGCTTCATCGACACCGTCATGCCACAGTTTTCAGGGCGGCCACTCCTGGGTGCGAGAGTCTGCTGGTGTACCGACTCTCCCGACGCCCACTGGCTGATTGACAACCACCCAAAATACCCATCTCTCCTACTGGCCACTGGCGACTCGGGGCACGCCTTCAAGATGTTCCCGATCATCGGCGACTATATCTCGGATGCTTTGGAGGGCAAGGAAAGGGGCCTGAGGAGGGAGTGGAGGTATGGCAACAGGCAGTCGAAGCCCGTCGCGACTCGCCCAGGAACCGAAGTCAAGGACCTGAGAGACGTAATGCGCCTCAAGACGACATAA
- a CDS encoding Putative major facilitator superfamily, MFS transporter superfamily yields the protein MAAEPRSSGSTPRDADVEKGISPNASDLEGATIRPESAPESTTNRGEADKETEQDPNIVYWDGPDDPENPQNWTMKMKWFNVAAISMLTFVTPLGSSMFAPGIPKIMVEFGETSSTVATFVVSIYILGFAFGPLIIAPTSEVYGRARLYIWGNIFFTLFTVGVALSQNMAMMMAFRFLMGLAGAVPITIGSGSIADIMPVEMRGRAMSAWALGPLLGPCIGPVAGGYLIKAAGWRWIYWLVVIVGGIFIPLSWFFIKETYAPLILERKAERLRKETGNKDLRSKLQADAKMIDTFKHAIVRPLRLLFMTPIVTLMALYVAIVYGILYLLITTFSFVYKDYYGFDEGTVGLTFLPAGIGMMIGIALFGALTDAIVLRNKARNIEHTPEARLSPIIAMPCAVVLPIGLFIYGWTAEKGVHFIVPMLGVVIFSIGLMGVMTCIQNYLLDSYPLYAASVTAALAVLRSLSGALLPLGGLEMYNALGLGWGNSLLAFISIGLIPIPLFFYIFGARIRNRTKTNL from the exons ATGGCGGCGGAACCGAGGTCCTCGGGCTCTACGCCGAGAGACGCCGACGTGGAGAAGGGAATCAGCCCCAACGCCTCCGACCTAGAAGGCGCAACCATCAGACCCGAGTCCGCCCCCGAGTCGACGACAAATCGTGGCGAGGCCGATAAAGAAACGGAGCAAGATCCCAACATCGTCTACTGGGACGGTCCCGATGACCCGGAGAACCCCCAGAACTggacgatgaagatgaaaTGGTTCAACGTTGCGGCAATCTCCATGCTTACCTTTGTCAC ACCACTT GGCTCCTCAATGTTTGCGCCCGGAATCCCCAAAATCATGGTGGAATTCGGCGAGACCTCCTCAACAGTGGCGACCTTCGTGGTCTCCATCTACAtcctcggcttcgccttcggtcccctcatcatcgccccCACAAGCGAGGTATACGGCCGCGCCCGCCTCTACATCTGGGGCAACATCTTCTTCACCCTCTTCActgtcggcgtcgccttGTCCCAGAacatggccatgatgatggcctTCCGGTTCCTCATGGGcttggccggcgccgtccccATCACAATCGGCAGTGGTAGCATCGCAGACATCATGCCCGTCGAGATGCGCGGCCGAGCCATGTCCGCCTGGGCCCTCGGTCCCCTTCTTGGCCCTTGTATTGGACCCGTTGCCGGTGGCTACCTCATCAAGGCCGCTGGGTGGAGATGGATCTACTGGCTAGTTGTCATCGTG GGCGGCATCTTTATCCCCCTCTCCTGGTTCTTCATCAAGGAGACCTACGCCCCCCTCATCCTCGAACGCAAGGCGGAACGACTGCGCAAGGAAACGGGCAACAAGGACCTCCGGAGCAAGCTCCAGGCTGATGCCAAAATGATCGACACATTCAAGCACGCCATCGTCCGCCCTCTGAGGCTCCTCTTCATGACGCCCATCGTCACCCTCATGGCTCTCTACGTGGCCATCGTCTACGGCATTCTCTATCTCCTCATCACGACCTTCTCGTTCGTCTACAAGGACTACTACGGATTCGACGAGGGAACTGTCGGCCTCACCTTCCTGCCCGCGGGCATCGGTATGATGatcggcatcgccctcttcggcgccctcaccgacgccatcgtcctcAGGAACAAGGCCAGAAACATCGAGCACACACCCGAGGCTCGCCTCAGCCCGATCATCGCGATGCCCTGCGCCGTGGTTTTGCCCATCGGCCTCTTCATCTACGGCTGGACTGCTGAGAAGGGCGTTCACTTCATCGTTCCCATGCTTGGTGTTGTCATCTTTAGCATCGGCCTCATGGGTGTCATG ACGTGTATCCAAAACTACCTGCTCGACTCGTATCCTCTCTACGCGGCCTCGGTCACTGCCGCGCTGGCTGTCCTCCGATCCTTGTCCGGTGCTCTGCTTCCCCTTGGAGGTCTGGAGATGTACAACGCTCTTGGTCTCGGGTGGGGTAACAGCTTGCTGGCCTTCATCTCTATTGGCCTGATCCCGATCCCTCTTTTCTTCTACATCTTTGGTGCGCGCATTCGGAACAGAACCAAGACCAATCTCTGA
- a CDS encoding Putative zn(2)Cys(6) fungal-type DNA-binding domain, fungal transcription factor: MPRRRNPSKQVSRRSHRGCHRCRLHKIRCDETKPQCGPCVSRGYSDCVYVQILKWETDYVGRAFGRAGVWSKSGAGTNNKNKTSTPPSTLDKNNHNYCSVPTRVHPFGFLNSFVTDFMKEESSSSSSDDSSSDDHRSAALTLRKNLGSLNRPVTYIQLDTQAESHLLSYYLNRICPMTIPCAKGESPFSALIFPFAVSSASPALMHALLGLAASHIARTDSSYQSVALSYSAKVIRSLRLTIDNRSTIDIAASSEILVLMMLLCQLEIIAECDKRWVTHLRGARDLIRFRRQGMTSDAAKMAAKQQSPWEQIIKFAERYFAFYDVMGRTACGEEPIFGNDFWSAQEDQLDLWMGCSPHLVSIIGEITELSFKYKRLSASTTEDYRQDLEKQRMRLTSVLQRPKLKSDSDDMIIRNTVELKRLTAELYLHSALNDSTPTTPIIRQNVKKILRLVAMLLGAGVKAGLTWPLFMAACQLDPTEELEWEAEDIDSDDDVPVPHHARPFVLYVLDKLSDSLSNVTRTRSVIEKVWKQREAASFLSYDRQQSPSPKAFNDWARFVAPLCHNISLA, translated from the coding sequence ATGCCGCGCAGAAGGAATCCGTCCAAGCAGGTATCTCGACGGAGCCACCGCGGCTGCCACCGTTGCCGACTGCACAAAATCCGGTGCGATGAGACCAAACCTCAGTGCGGGCCTTGTGTCTCGCGTGGCTATTCCGACTGCGTGTATGTCCAGATCCTCAAGTGGGAGACTGACTATGTCGGCCGCGCCTTCGGCAGGGCCGGCGTTTGGTCAAAATCCGGGGCTGGCACCAATAACAAGAATaagacgtcgacgccgccgtcgaccttggacAAGAACAACCACAACTACTGCAGCGTTCCGACCCGCGTCCACCCGTTCGGGTTTCTGAACTCCTTCGTCACTGACTTCATGAAAGAGGaatcttcctcctcttccagcGACGACAGCTCCAGCGATGACCACAGATCCGCGGCCCTCACGTTGAGGAAGAACCTGGGTTCCCTAAACCGGCCGGTGACGTATATCCAGCTTGACACTCAAGCCGAATCGCATCTCTTGTCCTACTATCTCAACCGGATCTGCCCCATGACAATACCGTGCGCAAAAGGCGAGTCACCCTTCTCGGCGCTCATCTTCCCCTTTGCCGTCTCGTCCGCCTCACCGGCTCTCATGCACGCTTTACTGGGTCTCGCAGCTTCCCATATAGCCAGAACAGACAGCAGCTACCAGTCCGTGGCGCTGAGCTACTCGGCCAAAGTCATCCGGTCGCTGCGCCTGACCATCGACAACAGGTCGACCATAGACATCGCGGCAAGCTCCGAGATCCTCGTCCTGATGATGCTTCTCTGCCAGCTGGAGATCATCGCCGAGTGCGACAAGCGTTGGGTTACGCATCTCCGAGGGGCCCGGGACCTCATCAGGTTCAGACGACAGGGCATGACTTCGGATGCCGCCAAGATGGCGGCCAAGCAACAGAGCCCGTGGGAGCAGATCATCAAATTCGCGGAGCGATACTTTGCCTTTTACGACGTCATGGGCCGGACGGCTTGCGGCGAGGAGCCCATCTTCGGCAACGACTTCTGGTCGGCGCAGGAGGACCAGCTCGATCTGTGGATGGGCTGCTCCCCCCACCTAGTCAGCATCATCGGCGAGATCACCGAGCTCAGCTTCAAGTACAAACGCctgtcggcctcgacgacggaggacTACCGGCAGGATCTGGAGAAGCAGCGCATGAGGCTGACTTCGGTCCTCCAGCGGCCGAAGCTCAAGAGTGACAGCGACGACATGATCATCCGAAACACGGTCGAGTTGAAGCGGTTGACCGCGGAGCTGTATCTCCACTCGGCGCTTAACGATTCGACCCCGACCACGCCAATCATCCGGCAAAACGTGAAGAAGATCCTGCGTCTCGTCGCGATGCTCCTCGGAGCCGGTGTCAAGGCCGGCTTGACATGGCCGCTCTTCATGGCTGCTTGTCAGCTCGATCCCACGGAGGAGCTCGAATGGGAGGCGGAGGATATAGATAGTGATGATGACGTCCCGGTTCCCCATCACGCGCGACCGTTCGTCCTGTacgtcctcgacaagctgTCGGATTCCCTTTCAAATGTCACCAGGACTCGCTCCGTCATCGAGAAGGTCTGGAAGCAGCGAGAGGCCGCGTCGTTCCTTTCTTACGATCGTCAGCAGTCGCCCAGTCCCAAAGCGTTCAATGACTGGGCTCGGTTCGTGGCGCCGCTGTGCCACAACATCAGTCTTGCTTAA
- a CDS encoding Putative nucleic acid-binding protein → MYNPVQRPARCLQVPLNTSQKHHHHHHPLTRFTTHPTRSRSAPDNERVHMSPNAPDTSTSPGEVAFADDADRFVPKPLIDDLLRTRYCIPGSVFLVEDIESLPVPRSRRWRAVRLMLGDGELCIQALLRGEMHRFLDTGAVRVGCYVRLEEFTVRFQDVAGDHLPSGRMRQMVYLVVHDLVTVGWHTSLTTPDVYPQRAQEPAADDDFISDSDVDVANAEAVKLPTRTRDPKPQNPPPSTPRPQPRDNHSMDEQNEEADDAEEGFEVMQVSETKATQRRAEAKSMPAAGVALPRDWTDPSIPLKLTPLRSIPNLPYKQNWSVNVLAVVTSLSDVEPSHMPPHNQRTARLADPSTGKQVILTVFLDAEEFRPRVGSVVLLVGVKNHRFDGGCLKKYVSDRPKPGRRWWFEEPRQFDWCDVEGMEQWWRQQSQQQGTTFGNA, encoded by the coding sequence ATGTACAACCCTGTTCAGCGGCCTGCTCGCTGCCTACAAGTCCCACTCAACACCTCGCAgaaacatcatcatcaccatcaccccTTGACGCGGTTCACCACCCACCCGACGCGGTCGCGTAGTGCACCAGACAATGAGCGCGTCCACATGTCCCCCAACGCGCCTGACACATCGACGAGCCCGGGCGAGGTAGCattcgccgacgacgccgaccgcTTCGTCCCGAAACCCCTGATCGACGACCTGCTGCGCACGCGCTACTGCATCCCCGGATCTGTCtttctcgtcgaggacatcgaGTCGCTCCCTGTGCCGCGCTCGAGACGATGGAGGGCCGTGAGGCTGATGCTTGGGGATGGCGAGTTGTGTATACAGGCGCTCCTCCGCGGGGAGATGCATCGCTTCCTCGATACGGGCGCTGTGAGGGTCGGGTGCTACGTACGGTTGGAGGAGTTCACCGTCCGCTTCcaggacgtcgccggcgatcACCTTCCCTCTGGACGGATGCGGCAGATGGTCTACTTGGTCGTCCATGATCTGGTCACTGTTGGATGGCACACGTCACTCACAACCCCAGACGTGTATCCCCAAAGAGCGCAGGAGCCCGCGGCAGATGACGATTTCATCTCGGATAGCGACGTGGATGTTGCCAACGCGGAAGCAGTCAAACTTCCTACGCGGACACGAGATCCGAAACCGCAGAACCCAccaccctcgacgccgaggccgcaACCACGAGATAATCACTCGATGGATGAACAGAACGAGGaagccgacgatgccgaagaagGATTCGAGGTTATGCAAGTGTCGGAAACCAAGGCGACGCAGAGGAGAGCCGAGGCGAAGAGCATGCCAGCAGCTGGTGTCGCCCTCCCGCGAGACTGGACAGACCCGAGCATCCCGCTGAAATTGACGCCTCTACGATCCATCCCGAACCTACCATACAAACAGAATTGGTCCGTCAACGTCCTGGCCGTCGTGACGTCCCTCTCCGACGTCGAGCCATCCCATATGCCTCCGCATAACCAAAGGACGGCGCGGCTTGCTGATCCCAGCACCGGCAAGCAGGTCATCCTAACGGTCTTTCTCGACGCGGAGGAGTTCAGACCTAGGGTTGGTAGCGTcgtgctcctcgtcggagTCAAGAACCATCGATTCGACGGCGGCTGCTTGAAGAAGTACGTCAGCGATAGGCCCAAGCCGGGACGCCGCTGGTGGTTCGAGGAGCCCCGGCAGTTCGATTGGTGCGACGTAGAGGGCATGGAGCAGTGGTGGCGGCAGCAGTCACAACAACAAGGGACGACCTTTGGCAACGCATGA